In Opitutus sp. ER46, the following are encoded in one genomic region:
- the leuD gene encoding 3-isopropylmalate dehydratase small subunit yields MSLAQISQVAGRAVYVPGNDIDTDRIIPARFMKCVTFDGLGEFLFFDVRKNADGTDKPHPLNEPRFKGATILLSGANFGCGSSREHAPQAIQKYGFRAIVAENFAEIFFGNCTTLGIPCATAKREDIAKVAAAIERDPQLEVVVDVAKQEIRFGTERVPAQVRASARDALVNGRWDAIGELLEGLPKVKETAAKLPYLAA; encoded by the coding sequence ATGTCTCTCGCCCAGATCTCCCAGGTTGCCGGCCGCGCGGTTTATGTGCCCGGCAATGACATCGACACCGACCGCATCATCCCGGCGCGATTCATGAAATGCGTCACGTTCGACGGGCTGGGCGAGTTCCTGTTCTTCGACGTGCGCAAGAATGCGGACGGCACCGACAAGCCGCACCCGCTCAACGAGCCGCGCTTCAAAGGGGCGACAATCCTGTTGTCGGGCGCGAATTTCGGCTGCGGCTCGTCGCGCGAGCATGCGCCGCAGGCCATCCAGAAGTACGGCTTCCGGGCCATCGTGGCGGAGAACTTTGCCGAGATCTTTTTTGGCAACTGCACGACGCTCGGCATCCCGTGCGCCACGGCCAAGCGCGAGGATATCGCGAAAGTGGCGGCGGCGATCGAACGCGACCCGCAGCTGGAGGTGGTCGTGGATGTCGCGAAGCAGGAAATCCGGTTCGGGACCGAGCGCGTGCCAGCCCAGGTTCGGGCCTCGGCGCGCGACGCCCTCGTCAATGGACGCTGGGATGCCATCGGGGAGCTGCTGGAGGGACTTCCGAAGGTAAAGGAGACGGCCGCCAAGTTGCCGTATCTCGCGGCCTGA
- a CDS encoding MotA/TolQ/ExbB proton channel family protein, with amino-acid sequence MFLAAIDLARVFREAGNLIYPLGLCSIAATFIICERLFALRRAVVLPEHLTEAVIEGRPPAGDKRSALGRILEFAERHRGDVEAIKAYARLEVIKMERGVSYLDTIYAAAPLIGLIGTVTGLLGAFSVVDPDTRMPDPVQFTESVGYALSATVLGLCIALPALVGSGYLQRVIEKHAAQLDVLLERVLAQHADTPAQKGP; translated from the coding sequence ATGTTTCTCGCCGCCATCGATTTGGCCCGCGTCTTTCGCGAGGCTGGCAATCTGATCTATCCGCTCGGGCTTTGCTCCATCGCCGCCACGTTCATCATCTGTGAGCGCCTTTTCGCGCTCAGGCGTGCGGTCGTGCTGCCGGAGCACCTGACCGAGGCCGTGATCGAGGGGCGTCCGCCGGCGGGCGACAAACGGTCTGCGCTCGGGCGCATCCTGGAGTTCGCGGAACGTCACCGGGGCGACGTCGAGGCCATCAAGGCCTACGCGCGGCTCGAGGTGATCAAGATGGAGCGTGGCGTCAGCTATCTGGACACCATCTACGCCGCGGCGCCGCTCATCGGCCTGATCGGCACCGTGACCGGCCTCCTCGGCGCATTCTCCGTGGTCGACCCTGATACGCGCATGCCCGATCCGGTGCAGTTCACCGAGAGCGTCGGTTATGCGCTGTCCGCGACGGTGCTTGGCCTTTGCATCGCGCTCCCGGCGCTGGTCGGCAGCGGCTACCTGCAGCGCGTGATCGAGAAACATGCGGCGCAATTGGATGTGCTGCTCGAACGCGTGCTGGCCCAGCACGCTGACACGCCCGCCCAGAAGGGACCATGA
- a CDS encoding biopolymer transporter ExbD, whose product MSLLVTRRRRRPELPLVPLIDVLVMLVLFAYVTMQARTAASLNITLPKAETAGKNAFKGSITIGIDAQGRLAFNGREVADNQLLDVLRQVKNIDREIPVLIRADETAQLKKATFVMDVCRKAGLHKFSLLVRE is encoded by the coding sequence ATGAGCCTCCTGGTCACCCGTCGCCGCCGTCGGCCGGAGCTCCCGCTGGTTCCGCTGATCGACGTCCTGGTGATGCTCGTACTCTTTGCGTATGTGACGATGCAGGCGCGCACCGCGGCCAGCCTGAACATCACGCTGCCGAAGGCGGAGACGGCCGGCAAAAATGCGTTCAAGGGGTCGATCACCATCGGCATCGACGCGCAGGGGCGCCTCGCGTTCAACGGCCGCGAAGTCGCCGACAATCAGTTGCTGGACGTGCTCCGGCAGGTGAAGAACATCGACCGCGAAATCCCGGTGCTGATTCGCGCGGACGAGACCGCGCAACTGAAGAAAGCGACGTTCGTCATGGACGTCTGCCGCAAGGCCGGCCTGCACAAGTTCAGCCTGCTGGTTCGCGAGTAG
- a CDS encoding SDR family oxidoreductase, protein MKIVITGVTRGLGRALTEEFIRGGHTVIGCGRSGDAVFDLRMAYQAPHDFSVVDVALDTKVAIWAAKVLENDNPPDLLINNAAVMNRPAPLWEIDDREFTKLVDANLRGVANVIRHFVPAMVARRQGVIVNLSSGWGRSVDAKVAPYCMSKWGIEGLTKALAEELPEGMAAVPLNPGVIDTEMLRSCWGDEAGAYPKAEAWAKVAAPFILQLGAKDNGRSLSVGGRN, encoded by the coding sequence ATGAAGATCGTCATCACCGGCGTTACTCGCGGCCTGGGGCGCGCGCTCACGGAGGAGTTCATTCGCGGCGGTCACACCGTGATCGGCTGCGGCCGGAGCGGTGACGCGGTGTTTGACCTGCGCATGGCGTATCAGGCGCCGCATGACTTTTCGGTCGTCGACGTGGCACTCGACACCAAGGTGGCGATCTGGGCGGCGAAGGTGCTCGAGAACGACAATCCGCCTGACCTGCTCATCAACAACGCGGCCGTGATGAATCGTCCCGCGCCCCTCTGGGAGATCGATGACCGCGAGTTCACCAAGCTGGTCGATGCCAATCTCCGGGGCGTCGCGAACGTCATCCGACATTTCGTTCCCGCCATGGTGGCGCGCCGCCAGGGCGTGATTGTGAACCTCAGCTCGGGCTGGGGCCGCAGCGTGGACGCGAAGGTCGCGCCGTACTGCATGTCCAAGTGGGGCATCGAGGGGCTGACCAAGGCGCTCGCCGAGGAACTGCCCGAGGGCATGGCCGCGGTGCCGCTGAACCCGGGCGTGATCGACACGGAGATGTTGCGCTCCTGCTGGGGCGACGAGGCCGGAGCCTATCCCAAGGCAGAGGCGTGGGCGAAAGTCGCCGCTCCGTTCATTCTCCAGCTGGGGGCGAAGGACAATGGACGTTCCCTGAGCGTCGGCGGACGGAACTAG
- a CDS encoding acyl carrier protein, with protein sequence MPPLSEVVPAPRERAPADPELSALRDTLKRCSPSTIEAACLLHRTGDMTHLKPVLLGVVERYVENDRRARVRTGDDQLRLVEDLGIDSLTMLEIVVLTEEALHISISNEELTQVRTLGDVRRFLATKVETAPWRLARAG encoded by the coding sequence ATGCCCCCCCTTTCTGAAGTTGTCCCTGCTCCGCGCGAGCGCGCTCCGGCCGATCCCGAGCTCAGCGCCTTGCGCGACACGCTCAAGCGCTGCTCGCCCTCAACCATCGAGGCCGCCTGCCTCCTGCATCGCACCGGGGACATGACTCACCTCAAGCCCGTCCTGCTCGGCGTGGTCGAACGTTACGTCGAAAACGATCGGCGCGCCCGCGTCCGCACCGGCGACGATCAGCTCCGGCTGGTCGAAGATCTGGGCATCGATTCGCTGACGATGCTGGAGATCGTCGTCCTCACGGAAGAGGCCCTGCACATCTCCATCAGCAACGAAGAACTCACGCAGGTCCGCACGCTCGGCGACGTGCGCCGTTTCCTGGCCACGAAGGTTGAAACCGCACCGTGGCGGCTCGCTCGCGCGGGCTAG
- a CDS encoding TonB-dependent receptor plug domain-containing protein: protein MTTPCGGRTPRARLLALALVLLGILALPSLSRGAPVEFNIPAQSADRGLLAFAKQAKVEILFSYEDLRRVQCQAVVGRFEPREALERLLRGTGFTARQAAENRWIITGAAPPSGTIQGTIRAPDGSSARRVRVLLPALQRTLETDAHGNFALPDVPPGAHTLAATAPGCRPLQIIDIPVVAGRVTQLEPQVLLPTEDPTQLEPFVVRGRASHLSPLDHSDALYEPRRAGGNLDLPRTESGPLPYMIFNRTQIARSGVVSLNEFIQRELIDSNADALPPEQNGSAESVLVGSSNVSMRGFKEEETVILVNGRRLPEVLISGEINGQRNDIQPPDVSFIPLSLVQRVEVLPVAAAALYSGNAVSGVINIVLRPDVDADATEVTSTYTNTLGGYDAAQASLSLLHAHSLLGGRLRVRLNATFTKASPPTETELGFRQARVRVVPEQDAAVFGATPNVRTIRPVSALPKSLLPPLFPAGNASVSSVAPGADGSGGLAAFQGREGRRNLGFFDSPGSLSTGLQSLDFPYGREQRRSTYFGSVVGDVTPWLQLSLDGTYSHQTVHRGFDVIAADLTLPTASPLNPFGQEVKVSLLETAPQLGENYSEARLESAAFVLGALVSLPRAWRLALDAQYSRALVRYRGLWGADTERWQRLINEGRYNPLRDTQVYGPPPAFYDEVLVYRKGRGKFATMGDYSTIDLAARAINEALPLPTGAGVLNLGADYRQNRLEKYNDERRYADGTEYDTPTRWDARTLTRYSLFGEVQGNVVRPEALPRWLARIEGDVAVRYVAANSSRESNVAPTFAAKIAFPGGLALRGSVTTSTRFPTPHMSRPLIVPGTGGGVAPVNLEEITDPRRNNQTYAVAVNEILTPDLQPESTATQAAGLLYQAGKAHRIRAAIDFVDTRKVNEIAFIDRNTAVAHEALWPDLIQRAAPGPGEAPGTGIIERITTTRANLADRHSQHWLSSVDYRWDACLGGRLEAYARLLAFTRYDVRSLPTEPMVNELSHPDGLVHLLKYRSNFGAAWSNQNWGFGLDGHYFASRLLRQAEWEAQGHDRIRPYWQFDAFVQTELARWLPWNPSRYGLRLQVRVNNLLNDPFPKYANDSVGAGVQPYGDWRGRVYSLSLTASF, encoded by the coding sequence ATGACCACGCCATGCGGCGGGCGAACGCCGCGCGCACGCCTCCTGGCGTTGGCCCTCGTGCTCCTCGGGATACTCGCGTTGCCGAGTCTTTCTCGCGGCGCCCCGGTCGAGTTCAACATCCCGGCTCAGTCGGCCGATCGAGGACTCCTCGCCTTCGCCAAACAGGCCAAAGTCGAGATCCTTTTCTCTTATGAGGACTTGCGCCGTGTCCAGTGCCAGGCCGTCGTCGGACGTTTCGAGCCGCGGGAGGCCCTTGAACGACTCCTGCGCGGCACGGGGTTCACCGCCCGCCAGGCCGCTGAGAACCGATGGATCATCACCGGCGCCGCGCCGCCAAGCGGCACCATCCAAGGCACAATTCGCGCGCCGGACGGATCCTCCGCCCGGCGCGTTCGCGTCCTGCTCCCGGCACTCCAGCGCACGCTGGAAACGGACGCGCACGGCAATTTCGCCCTGCCCGACGTGCCTCCGGGCGCACACACGCTCGCAGCGACGGCTCCGGGCTGTCGCCCGCTCCAGATCATCGACATTCCCGTCGTGGCGGGCCGCGTGACCCAGTTGGAGCCCCAGGTCCTTCTGCCCACCGAAGATCCCACGCAGCTCGAACCGTTTGTCGTCCGTGGCCGAGCCTCCCACCTCTCGCCGCTCGATCACAGCGACGCCCTGTACGAACCGCGTCGCGCCGGCGGCAACCTCGACCTGCCCCGCACCGAGAGCGGGCCCCTCCCGTACATGATCTTCAACCGCACCCAGATCGCGCGGAGCGGCGTCGTCAGTCTCAACGAGTTCATCCAGCGCGAGCTCATCGACAGCAACGCCGATGCCCTTCCGCCGGAGCAGAACGGTAGCGCCGAGAGCGTGCTCGTCGGGAGCAGCAACGTCAGCATGCGCGGCTTCAAGGAGGAGGAGACCGTCATCCTCGTGAATGGCCGCCGCCTGCCCGAGGTCCTGATCAGCGGTGAGATCAACGGCCAGCGGAATGATATCCAGCCGCCCGACGTCAGCTTTATCCCCCTCAGTCTGGTCCAGCGCGTCGAGGTGCTGCCCGTCGCGGCCGCGGCACTCTACAGCGGCAACGCCGTCAGCGGGGTGATCAATATCGTGCTCCGGCCTGATGTGGACGCCGATGCCACCGAGGTCACGTCAACCTATACAAACACCCTCGGCGGGTACGACGCCGCGCAGGCCTCCCTCTCGCTGCTCCACGCCCACTCCTTGCTCGGTGGGCGTCTCCGCGTGCGGCTCAATGCCACCTTCACCAAGGCCAGTCCCCCCACCGAGACCGAGCTGGGATTCCGGCAGGCCCGGGTACGCGTCGTGCCGGAGCAGGATGCCGCCGTCTTCGGCGCGACGCCGAACGTCCGAACCATCCGCCCCGTCTCCGCCTTGCCGAAGTCGCTTCTCCCGCCGCTCTTCCCCGCGGGCAACGCGAGCGTCAGTTCGGTCGCGCCCGGCGCCGACGGCTCCGGGGGGCTGGCCGCCTTTCAAGGGCGCGAAGGCCGGCGCAATCTCGGCTTCTTTGACTCGCCCGGCAGCCTCTCGACCGGCTTGCAGAGCTTGGACTTTCCGTACGGCCGCGAGCAGCGTCGCTCCACCTATTTCGGATCCGTCGTGGGTGACGTCACGCCGTGGCTGCAGCTCTCGCTCGACGGCACCTATTCGCACCAGACCGTGCATCGCGGGTTCGATGTCATCGCTGCCGATCTGACGCTCCCGACCGCCTCCCCGCTCAACCCCTTTGGCCAGGAGGTGAAGGTGTCCCTGCTCGAGACCGCTCCACAGCTGGGTGAGAATTACAGCGAAGCCCGGCTCGAGTCGGCCGCCTTCGTCCTCGGCGCGCTCGTCAGCTTGCCCCGCGCCTGGCGGCTCGCCCTGGATGCGCAGTATTCGCGCGCACTCGTCCGCTACCGCGGGCTCTGGGGCGCCGACACCGAGCGCTGGCAGCGGTTGATCAATGAGGGACGCTACAATCCGCTCCGCGACACGCAGGTCTACGGCCCTCCGCCTGCATTCTACGACGAGGTCCTCGTTTATCGGAAGGGTCGCGGCAAGTTCGCCACCATGGGCGACTACTCCACGATCGATCTCGCCGCCCGGGCAATAAACGAGGCGCTGCCGCTCCCCACGGGCGCGGGCGTGCTCAACCTCGGCGCGGACTATCGCCAAAACCGCCTCGAGAAGTACAACGACGAGCGGCGCTACGCCGATGGCACCGAGTACGATACTCCGACTCGCTGGGATGCCCGTACGCTCACCCGCTACAGCCTGTTTGGCGAGGTCCAGGGGAACGTGGTCCGCCCGGAAGCGCTGCCCCGCTGGCTCGCCCGCATCGAGGGCGATGTGGCGGTGCGGTACGTAGCGGCAAACAGCTCCCGCGAGTCCAACGTCGCCCCGACCTTCGCCGCCAAGATCGCCTTTCCCGGCGGGCTGGCACTGCGCGGCAGCGTCACGACCTCCACCCGGTTTCCCACGCCACACATGAGTCGGCCGTTGATCGTGCCCGGGACCGGTGGTGGCGTGGCCCCCGTCAATCTCGAGGAGATCACCGATCCGCGCCGCAACAACCAGACCTACGCCGTGGCGGTAAATGAGATTCTCACGCCGGACCTGCAACCGGAGTCCACCGCCACGCAGGCCGCCGGGCTCCTCTACCAGGCGGGCAAGGCGCATCGCATACGCGCGGCGATCGATTTCGTGGATACGCGCAAGGTGAACGAGATCGCGTTTATCGACCGCAATACGGCCGTGGCGCACGAAGCGCTGTGGCCCGACCTGATCCAGCGCGCCGCGCCGGGGCCCGGCGAAGCCCCCGGCACCGGGATAATCGAACGGATCACGACCACCCGCGCGAACCTCGCGGACCGCCACTCGCAACACTGGCTGAGCTCGGTCGATTATCGCTGGGACGCGTGCCTCGGCGGGCGGCTCGAGGCCTACGCCCGTCTCCTCGCCTTCACGCGCTACGACGTGCGCTCGCTGCCGACGGAGCCGATGGTCAACGAGCTGAGCCATCCGGACGGCCTCGTGCACCTGCTCAAGTACCGCTCGAATTTCGGCGCCGCGTGGTCGAACCAGAACTGGGGGTTTGGCCTCGATGGTCACTACTTTGCCTCCCGGCTGCTGCGCCAGGCTGAGTGGGAGGCGCAAGGCCACGACCGCATCCGCCCCTACTGGCAGTTCGACGCCTTTGTGCAGACGGAACTGGCGCGTTGGTTGCCGTGGAATCCGTCGCGTTACGGCCTGCGGCTGCAGGTCCGCGTCAACAACCTCCTCAACGATCCGTTTCCCAAGTACGCCAACGACTCCGTCGGCGCGGGCGTCCAGCCTTACGGCGACTGGCGCGGCCGCGTTTATTCTCTGTCGTTGACCGCATCATTCTGA
- a CDS encoding FecR domain-containing protein, which translates to MSLSHSTNRNADDQAARWAAKLDGGPLSATERNELDAWLAQHPDHRILLSEYCQFSTDLEAQLPLLVASGQVAMPETVHPRRIGRRVLWFAGALTAAAAALTVVVWSGRPAVQTDAIATSFAERKTLRLADGTAVEVNARTSLLVNLDRTERRVRMADGQAFFTVAKDPSRPFIVETPAGSVRVTGTVFDVHAENEAELEVTIVEGSVQVRPSSSNARPTPAPVSLIGGQQLIAAPDSVSCRSLAASEIEDALAWRHGEIVFTGATLDRALARFSRFHGRNISAAPEIASLRVGGRFRLADLDGFLNAIEAFLPVQVSRDSSGAIAVRSRPSR; encoded by the coding sequence ATGAGCCTCTCCCATTCTACCAACCGCAACGCTGACGACCAAGCTGCTCGCTGGGCCGCCAAGCTCGACGGCGGCCCATTGTCCGCCACGGAACGCAACGAACTCGACGCCTGGCTGGCGCAACATCCCGATCACCGCATCCTACTCTCCGAGTATTGCCAGTTCTCCACCGATCTCGAAGCGCAGCTTCCCCTCCTCGTCGCCTCGGGGCAGGTCGCCATGCCCGAGACGGTTCATCCCCGGCGTATCGGCCGGCGTGTTCTCTGGTTTGCCGGTGCCCTCACCGCGGCCGCGGCGGCCCTCACCGTCGTCGTGTGGAGCGGACGCCCAGCGGTCCAGACGGATGCGATCGCGACTTCGTTTGCCGAGCGCAAGACCCTGCGCCTGGCGGATGGCACCGCGGTTGAAGTCAATGCCCGCACCAGCCTCCTGGTGAACCTCGACCGCACGGAACGCCGTGTCCGCATGGCCGACGGACAGGCGTTCTTCACCGTCGCGAAAGACCCCTCCCGTCCCTTCATTGTCGAAACGCCGGCCGGCTCAGTCCGCGTAACCGGCACCGTCTTCGACGTCCACGCCGAGAACGAGGCGGAACTCGAGGTCACTATCGTCGAGGGCTCCGTCCAGGTGCGGCCAAGCTCCAGCAACGCCCGCCCCACACCGGCTCCGGTTTCGCTCATCGGTGGCCAGCAGCTCATTGCCGCACCGGATTCGGTTTCGTGCCGTTCTCTCGCCGCCTCCGAAATCGAGGACGCGCTGGCGTGGCGGCATGGCGAAATCGTGTTCACCGGCGCCACCCTCGATCGCGCGCTCGCCCGGTTCAGTCGATTCCACGGCCGGAACATTTCGGCCGCTCCCGAGATTGCCTCACTCCGCGTCGGCGGTCGCTTCCGACTCGCCGACCTCGACGGCTTCCTGAACGCGATCGAGGCGTTTCTTCCCGTGCAGGTTTCGCGCGATTCGAGCGGCGCGATCGCCGTACGGTCCCGCCCCAGCCGCTAG
- a CDS encoding RNA polymerase sigma factor has product MFEIILATSGRQDFDCRVWADVNPSSPTSLIRFDGSSDPASTAEASSCAMPDEPETPRDFGAFYRATLSPLRRYLARLLGNPSEAQDIAHDAYLRVYPTVQRQEANRPEALLYVTARRLAINRLKRRSISPITPEGVSLETTAAPHPDVARQVMARQELQLLQQAIAQLPSGCRNVLLLRKVELLSHREIAERLGIAVSTVEKQHARALRLLKAALPAESRLAPADTSVPRSGKPSQEATS; this is encoded by the coding sequence TTGTTTGAAATCATTCTGGCGACTAGCGGACGGCAGGATTTCGATTGTCGCGTATGGGCAGACGTGAATCCCAGTTCGCCCACTTCTTTGATTCGTTTCGACGGATCATCCGACCCTGCCTCCACGGCGGAGGCTTCTTCCTGCGCGATGCCTGACGAGCCGGAAACTCCGCGCGATTTTGGAGCCTTCTATCGCGCCACGCTTTCCCCGCTCCGCCGCTATCTGGCGCGCCTGCTGGGCAATCCGTCGGAGGCACAGGACATCGCGCATGACGCCTACCTCCGCGTCTATCCCACCGTGCAGCGGCAGGAAGCCAATCGCCCCGAAGCTCTCCTCTATGTCACCGCCCGTCGCCTGGCCATCAATCGGCTGAAGCGACGCAGCATCTCCCCAATTACCCCGGAAGGCGTCAGTCTGGAGACGACCGCTGCGCCGCATCCCGACGTCGCGCGCCAAGTGATGGCCCGTCAGGAACTGCAGTTGCTGCAGCAGGCGATCGCGCAGCTGCCGTCGGGCTGCCGCAACGTGCTCCTGCTTCGCAAAGTCGAACTTCTCTCCCACCGCGAAATTGCCGAGCGACTCGGCATCGCCGTGAGCACGGTTGAAAAGCAACACGCGCGCGCCCTCCGGCTGCTCAAGGCGGCGCTGCCCGCGGAATCCAGACTCGCGCCCGCCGACACATCGGTGCCGCGGTCCGGCAAACCATCCCAGGAGGCAACGTCATGA
- the dtd gene encoding D-aminoacyl-tRNA deacylase, with protein MRLVLQRVASARVSVEGVITGEIGAGLLLLLGVAPHDTDEDARWLAEKVTALRIFEDAEGRMNRSVVDVGGGILVVSQFTLFASTRKGTRPSFNDAARPDVAIPLYERFVRLASEALGRPVATGRFGAMMSVQLVNDGPVTLVIDSKARE; from the coding sequence ATGCGTTTGGTCCTGCAGCGTGTCGCCTCTGCGCGTGTGTCCGTGGAAGGCGTGATCACCGGCGAGATCGGTGCCGGCCTGCTCCTCCTGCTGGGCGTCGCACCGCACGACACCGACGAGGATGCGCGATGGCTCGCCGAGAAAGTCACCGCGCTCAGGATCTTTGAGGACGCTGAGGGCAGGATGAATCGCTCCGTCGTGGACGTCGGAGGCGGGATCCTGGTCGTCAGCCAGTTCACCTTGTTCGCCAGCACGCGCAAAGGCACACGTCCCTCTTTCAACGACGCTGCCCGGCCTGACGTAGCCATCCCGCTCTATGAGCGCTTCGTCAGGCTCGCCAGTGAGGCGCTCGGACGTCCCGTCGCCACCGGCAGATTCGGCGCGATGATGTCAGTGCAACTCGTCAACGACGGCCCCGTGACGCTCGTCATCGACTCCAAGGCGCGCGAATAG
- the fabV gene encoding enoyl-ACP reductase FabV, with translation MIIKPKVRGFVCVTAHPEGCAAHIQEWIDYVKAQAPISQGPKKVLVIGASTGYGLASRIAAAFGSNAATLGVFFERPSDEGRPATAGWYNTIAFTAAARAAGLYAKNLNGDAFSDEIKQKVIELIKADLGQVDLVVYSLASPRRTHPKTGATHKSVLKPVEAPYTNKTVDTDKGVVSQVTIEPASEQEVQDTIAVMGGEDWELWMNALSDAKLLAPGAQSVAYSYIGPEVTWAIYKNGTIGLAKNDLERAARNIDSLLKLNGGGRAFISVNKALVTQASSAIPVVPLYISILYKLMKAAGTHEGCIEQMYRLFATHMYNGHTPKFDEGGRVRIDDLEMRPEIQSAVQAIWPRVTTENLATETDIAGYRTEFLKLFGFGLPGVDYDARTEPHRPML, from the coding sequence ATGATTATCAAACCGAAGGTTCGCGGCTTCGTCTGTGTCACCGCCCACCCCGAAGGTTGCGCCGCACATATTCAGGAATGGATCGATTATGTGAAGGCGCAGGCGCCGATCTCGCAGGGCCCCAAGAAGGTCCTCGTGATCGGGGCCTCCACCGGGTACGGCCTGGCCTCCCGCATCGCCGCCGCCTTTGGCTCGAATGCCGCGACGCTGGGCGTGTTCTTCGAACGCCCCTCCGACGAGGGGCGCCCCGCGACCGCGGGATGGTATAACACGATCGCCTTCACGGCGGCCGCCCGGGCCGCCGGGCTTTACGCGAAGAATCTCAACGGCGACGCGTTCTCCGATGAGATCAAGCAGAAGGTCATCGAGCTCATCAAAGCGGACCTCGGCCAGGTTGACCTGGTCGTCTACTCGCTCGCTTCTCCCCGGCGCACGCACCCCAAGACGGGAGCCACCCACAAGTCCGTGCTGAAGCCGGTTGAAGCCCCGTACACGAACAAGACCGTGGATACGGATAAGGGCGTGGTCAGCCAGGTCACGATCGAGCCCGCCTCCGAACAGGAGGTCCAGGACACGATCGCCGTCATGGGCGGCGAGGACTGGGAGCTTTGGATGAACGCGCTCTCGGACGCGAAGCTCCTGGCGCCCGGCGCCCAGTCGGTCGCGTACTCGTACATCGGGCCGGAGGTGACCTGGGCAATCTACAAGAACGGCACCATCGGCCTCGCCAAGAACGATCTCGAGCGCGCCGCCCGCAACATCGACTCGCTCCTGAAGCTGAACGGCGGCGGTCGGGCGTTCATTTCGGTCAACAAGGCCCTGGTCACCCAGGCGAGTTCGGCGATCCCCGTCGTCCCGCTCTATATCTCGATTCTCTACAAGCTGATGAAGGCCGCCGGCACGCATGAGGGTTGCATCGAGCAGATGTACCGCCTCTTCGCGACCCACATGTACAACGGTCACACTCCGAAGTTCGATGAAGGTGGCCGCGTACGTATCGACGATCTTGAAATGCGCCCCGAAATCCAGAGCGCCGTCCAGGCCATCTGGCCGCGCGTGACGACGGAGAACCTCGCGACCGAGACCGACATTGCCGGCTACCGGACCGAGTTTCTGAAGCTCTTCGGATTCGGTCTTCCCGGCGTGGATTACGACGCGCGCACCGAGCCGCACCGGCCGATGCTTTGA
- a CDS encoding redoxin domain-containing protein, whose product MPLLTMKTHIKSLVLTLAASAMLAFTPARAGVEVGQPAPDFTLTDIDGQPQSLSAYRGKVVVLEWHNPDCPLVKKHYESENIPKLQQAAAADGVVWLIINSGAPGLQGADYSADALKDYLKKHHAAPAHYLRDPEGKVGHLFAAKTTPHLFIIDASGNLVYQGGIDSIPTAKKDDIARATNYVREALAAIKAGQPIKDTNTKPYGCSVKYGSKG is encoded by the coding sequence GTGCCTCTGCTCACCATGAAGACCCACATCAAATCGCTTGTTCTCACGCTGGCCGCCTCGGCCATGCTCGCCTTCACCCCGGCACGCGCGGGAGTGGAGGTTGGTCAGCCTGCCCCGGACTTCACGCTCACCGATATCGACGGCCAGCCGCAGTCCCTCTCCGCGTACCGCGGCAAGGTGGTCGTGCTCGAGTGGCACAACCCGGACTGCCCGCTCGTGAAGAAACATTACGAGAGCGAGAACATCCCGAAGCTGCAGCAGGCCGCCGCGGCCGATGGCGTCGTCTGGCTGATCATCAACTCTGGGGCGCCCGGCCTGCAGGGAGCCGACTACAGCGCGGACGCGCTCAAGGACTACCTGAAGAAGCACCATGCGGCCCCGGCCCACTACCTGCGGGATCCCGAGGGCAAGGTCGGGCACCTGTTCGCGGCGAAGACCACGCCGCACCTGTTCATCATCGATGCCTCCGGCAACCTCGTGTACCAAGGCGGCATCGACAGCATCCCGACGGCGAAGAAGGACGATATTGCCCGGGCAACGAACTATGTCCGCGAAGCGCTGGCCGCGATCAAGGCCGGCCAGCCGATCAAGGACACCAACACCAAGCCCTACGGCTGCTCGGTGAAGTACGGCTCGAAGGGCTGA